The genomic region CGCATTGCCCTTGAACGGCTTATCTCTGACGGCCGCATTCACCCGGCCCGTATTGAAGAAGTGGTCAAAAAAGTTGAAGAAGAGCTTGATGTGACCATCAAGGAGATAGGAGAGCGAGCGGCCTTTGACGTAGGTGTCTATGGTCTTTCTCCCGAACTTTTACGTCTGCTCGGCAAACTCAAGTATCGTACCAGTTATTCCCAGAATGTCTTGCAACACTCCATTGAAGTGGCCTATTTGTGCGGCGTCATGGCTGGGGAGCTAGGCCTGGATGTGAAAAAGGCTAAAAGGGCCGGTCTTCTTCACGACATAGGTAAAGCCGTTGACCAGGAGATGGAAGGCCCACACGCCCTCATCGGCGCTGAGCTTGCCAAAAAATACGGCGAGGACGAAGAAATCGTTAACGCTATTGCCGCTCACCACGAAGACGTGCCGCCGGAATCAATCCTGGCTATCCTGGTGCAGGCCGCTGATGCTGTCTCTGGAGCACGACCTGGGGCCAGAAAAGAACTGCTTGAGTCTTACATCAAGCGTCTAGAAACCCTTGAAAAAGTAGCCACGTCTTTTCCGGGGGTGCAAAAGGCTTACGCCATACAGGCCGGCCGCGAAATTCGTGTAATTGTTGATAGCCACAAAATAGGAGACGCTGAAGCAGTTCATCTTTCGCGGGATATTGCCAAAAAGATAGAAAAAGAACTTACTTATCCCGGCCAGATAAAAGTTACGGTAATTCGTGAGACGAGAGCGGTAGAATATGCCCGTTAAGGTTCTTTTCGTAGGCGACATAGTTGGTCGGCCGGGGAGAAAAGCCGTAAACAAATTTCTCACCGGTCTGATAAAAGATTTTGCACCAGACTTTGTTATCGGAAACGCCGAAAACGCCGCCGGGGGCTACGGCTTAACCGAGGCCGTAGCCCTTGAGCTATTTAATGCTGGCTTTGATTTGCTAACTTCGGGAAACCACATCTGGCGACGGGAATTTTTGCCTTACCTGGCCAAAGCTGAACGGATCTTGCGCCCGGCCAATTATCCCGCCGGAGCGGTGGGTAAAGGCTATGCTATTATTGAAAAAAACGGGCTTAAACTCGGTGTTATCAACCTGGAAGGTCGGGTTTTTATGCGCAACCTGGAATGTCCTTTCAGAGTTGGCCTGGCTCTTGCCGAAAATTTGAGGGCTCAAACTCCTTATATAATTGTTGATTTTCACGCTGAGGCTACTTCTGAAAAGCTGGCTTTGGGCTGGCATCTTGATGGTAAAGTTTCCGCGGTAATCGGCACCCATACTCACGTGCAAACCGGAGACGAAAGAATCCTTCCGGAGGGAACAGCTTATCTAACAGACGTAGGCATGACGGGGATCCGTGACGGTGTAATTGGTATGCGTCGTGACCAGGCTATAGAAATGTTTTTGACCCAGGTGCCCCGCAAGCTTGAGGTTCCTAAAACAGGCCCTAAGAAACTTGAAGCCGTGTATTTGGAAATAGAAAATACTGGTAAAGCCAGCTTTATAAAGCGCCTTAGGGTTGAAGATTAATCCACCGGAGTGACAAAGATTTTCTGGGCTAGGCCTTGGCCTATGGCCAAGCGTGTTCCGCGTACGTTCACTACAATAGGCCCACAGTTGTTAATAACTTCAAGGACATCTCCCTCTATTAGCCCCATGGAAGCAAGACGTCCCTGGGCCCTTCCGCAACCAGCTAACCGCTCCACTCTCACTTTTTCTCCAGGAGAAACAAGGGCTAAGGGTAAGGAAGGTTTTTTACGACGAGCCTGACATTCACGACAAAGGCCGTAAATTTCCAGGCGGTGGTCTAAAGGCTTAAAGCCGTAAAGACGGGCAATTTCATTCTGAGTTTCTTCAAGCTTGGGAAAATAAAACTCTTCAATCTTTCCACAGTTGGTGCATATTAAGTGATCGTGGTGCTCACCAAGATGGCGATGTTCAAAAACAGGAGGCTTCCCCAAAAATTCTTTACGCTGGGCAAATCCCAGACAACAGAAAAACTTGAGCGCTTCTTCTACTTCTTCCAGGGATACCGAAAAGCCTTTAGCTTTGAGTTTTTCAGCCAGTTTTTCAGAACTTAAGTGCTCGTCGGTTTCAATGAAGGTTTCAAAAATATTTAAGAGCAATTTTTTCTTGTCTAAGGGAAGTTCCTTTAAGAAGCGCCTGAAATCTTCTCTCTCTTTTTCGTGTATGTAATTTTGGGTTTCTTTTGTCATCCTCAACATCCAATTATTTATTCTCAATTATTCTCAATAATGGCTATTATAAAAGATCTTTGCAGAATCTAGAAAATATAAATTGAAATTGCTTCCTTTGTCACGGTGAGCCTTTACCCTCTTGTCACGGTGAGCCCTTTCCTTCTTTGTCACTGCGAGGAGCCGAAGGTGACGAAGCAGTCTCATGAGCCACCAACCATCAGCCATCGACCATCTACCAGTTGCCATTTAGTCACTGCGAGCCCCATTTTTCCCTGTCACTGCGAGCCCGCAAGGGCGAAGCAGTCTCTATAATATAAAAAGAAAAGCTTAAAATTGGTAGCCTCAGAACTTTTCGCCCTTACGGCTTGTACTGAGAGCCTTACTCATTGCGAGCCACGAAGGGCAAAGTAAATCTATGAGCAGTTATCTATCCAGCGGGCTTTGGACTTTTAGTAACTTTTGGCAGGCAAGATGTGTGTAAATCATGGTGGTCTGCACGTGTTTGTGCCCCAGGAGTTTCTGCACGGTGCGAATATGATAACCGGCCTCAAGTAGGTGCGTGGCGAAACTGTGCCGCAGGGAGTGCACGTTGGCTGGTTTTTCTAGGCCTGCTTTTGCCAGCGCTTTTTTAAAAGCACGCTGAACCGAAGTAGGGTAGAGATGATGCCGCCGCACGGTTAGGGTCCGAGGGTCCACGGAAAGTTTGGGTGAAGGAAAGAGCCAGAACCAGGCCCATTCTTTACCTGCGTTTGGATATTTTCGCGCTAGCGCCTCAGGAAGATGAACTCCGGGAAGGTTTTCTTCGCGGTCGAACTCGTAAAGCTGCCGCACTTTTTGTAGATGCTCCCAGAGAGGGTCAACAAGTTTTTCTGGAAGGATAGTAACACGGTCTTTATCTCCCTTCCCGGCCCGGACGATTATCTGCCGTTTTTCAAAGTCCACGTCTTTTGTACGCAGATTTAGAGCTTCGCTTAGGCGCAGCCCTCCGCCATACATCAAACCGGCGATCAAATAGTACGGATAAGGCATGTATTGCAAAACCTGTTCCACCTCTTCTTTTTCGAGCACTACCGGCAGGCGACGCTTCTCCCTGGCCCTGACTGCGTCAATGGCTGCGGTGATGTCCTGCTGCAATACATTTTTATAAAGGAAAACCAGGGCGTTTAGGGCCTGATTTTGGGTGGAGGGGGCTACGCTGCGTTCTACGGCAAGGTGCGTCAGGAAATTCTGAAAATCTCCGGCGGTGAGACGTGCGGGAGCTTTGGAACTTGTGAACTTCTGAAACCTCTCGATCCAGGAGAGATAGGTCTTTTCCGTGCGGTAAGAGAGGTGACGCAGGCGCATGAGTCGGCAAGCTTCTTCTTTAATGTAGGACCAGGCCGCCTGGTCTGGTTTTTCAGGGGAAGAGGTTTGAACCGACGAAATAAAGTAATTGTAGAGCTTTATAGCTTCTTCGGCCTGGGCGACCTGCCATGGTTCATAACGGGTTTCAAGAAATTTTATAAAGCGCTTTCTATTGTTTTCCGATATAGGGGAAAGTTCAGATTTCTTCTGGGCCTTGTTGTGCCAGGAAAGGGCTTTCTTTACCCATGAAACGTAAAAAGGCTTTGCTTTCTCAGAAATAGGAAGTTCGTTCAAATAGTCAGTAAAGTTATGCCAGGAGTTTTTCATAGTAATCAATAGACTAATCGTCTAGCATTATTATGTCAAATTCGTTAACTTTATACGGCTAATTTTGAATAAATTTATTGACAGTTAGTAGCGGATATGGTAACCAAATTTTAATTTGGAGGTGGGAAATAAGAAAATTTCCATATCCACGGCCGCAGGTCAAAAAGGAATGTTAGCTGTAATAAATTAATATGGTGAAGAACTCAAGAACATTAATACAGGGATATATCATTGAATTAATGCGTCATGCTTTTAATGACTATTGCGGTGCAAGGGCATGTTATTTATCTCAATGTTTAAATCCTATGTTTGTATTAGCAGCACAATCTATTGAAAAAAATTAAAATCGTTGCTATTAACTATTAAGCCGAACTATGGAATCAAAAAACTCAAAAAAATAAATCACGATTTATGTAGCTTGACTAAAGAAATAAAAGAAAAATTAGAATCAGAAAAAAATAACGACATCGGGAAACACTGGCAGGCTTGGTGCCAGTCATGGTTAAAGAAAAAATATATTATTTCAGATGATACCCAAACATATAAACTTACCTCTAATGAGATAGATATCATAAACTGTTTATTAGATGATAATTACGATTTTTTCAAAAAACTGAAAGAATCATATAATTACTTTCGTTATCCTTATCAATATTATAAAGCTCATGAGCTATGGTCATCTTCTGAGGTAGAATATCTTGACTGGTTTTGGTGTGAAGTAACATATATATTTCCTCTGCCGATATTAGTAAAACCAGAATTGCCGTTAATCAATGCTATATCATATCATTCAAATACTCCATGCGTTCAAATTATACAAACAAACAATAATTATATTCAAACTTACATTAATCATTTACAAAGGGTCTTAACAAGGAGAGAAAATTATAAAAAAGATGTCAGCTAACAATAGGGTGCAGTTGACCGCCAATCCGCTGCGCTCCTTGGCGGCAACCCTGGACGTTAGACGGTTAAGATATGAAAAATAAAAAAACAACTGCATGGATTGGTTTTGCTGGCGCAATTATAGCCGCATTAATTGGCGGACTTTTTATGTTGTATACGAAAAATGGTAGTTCTAATTCTATTAGTATAAAAGTTAAAAATAGCAAGCAAACCCCAATTGCAATTGGAAATCAAAATCAAATTTCTATAGAAAACAAAATAATAAATAAAGCAAAGAAAATAGCTATCATAGATGTTATCAAAGACAAAGAGCTTCATCTAGGAGACAATGTTTATCCGAGCACCTATGGAGTTTCATATAATCCTCTACAACAAGATATTTATCCGCAAGGAGTGAGGGGTATTATTTATTATGACAAGAAAAATAAAGTTTTTTTATCTGATAGCGATCGTCCAACAATTTTAGGGCAACTACTGGTCAATTTTATTGAACAACGTATTAGAAAAATAGATTTTTCTTGTTACTGGTGGGTTCATGCTTTTAACGTTGAAAACAAGGAATACAAAGATTTAATAAAAAAAGCAAAGAATGACCCAAGTGTCTATATGCTTGGCTCTACTATTTTAGTTGCAAAAAACCGACATTGGGGCAATTTCTATGAAAGATATGCTGCGGTAGGAATTGCTAGAAAAATTAATTTTGTTTCTGAACTAGAAAGAGCGGGGATAAATCCAAAGAATAAAGAAAAATTAAAATTGCGCATAATTTTGCGAGCATATCATGGTGGAATTCGTAAAGGACAACCTGAAAATTTCGTTGTGCAGATAAACAACTTTGTACAAGTTATTCCATCAATAAGTAGATATATGAGGGATCCTGAAGAAATCTCATTAGAAATTCCAATAGATGAAGTTTATTTTGATAAAGGAAATGTTTTGTTTTTATATGTTCTTCCTTGGGTTGAGGAAAGGCCCCAGTTGATTTTAGATGGAAAAGTTAAAAAACCAGCGCATTTTAGGGATGTAGGGGTGACTCTTTTGCAAATAAAAATATATGAGGACGTCTAACAATGCACTGCAGTGGACGCCAATTCCGCTGCGCTCCATTGCGCCACTGAGCTTAGTCGTTAGAATGTTTATAGATAGAAAAACAAAAGGATATTTAATAATTGCTATCTTTTTAGTAGTTATATTTTTGGTTTTTAATTTTACTAATTTATGGAAATACTATGTAGACTTTATTTATAAAAACATTTTCCAATTTTTAGGTTTTAATAAATTACATCCATATGTTGGTATTTCTTTGCTGATCATTTTAATCTATGGTCCTTGTTTAATTTTAGGATTTGTGATAGGCAAGATTTTCCAATATTATATAACAAGTCCTTTATTTAAATATAAAGAACATTTAGAGGCTTTAATTCAATCTTATAAAAATCTAAAAGATGCTTTATTGGTTATTGAAGATTTACAAAAAGATATTAAAGGAAAATTAGAAGAATACGAAAAAATAAAAAAAGAAATTGAAACAGCAAAAGAATTAGCTAATCAAAATAGAAAAAAATTGAAAGATATGATTGATTATATATCTGGTAGTAGATGGCAGAAATTTATAGCTTATTTTATAAGCTATATCTTAGGAATATTATCTGCAATGACCTACGATTATTTAAAAAACATTATACAACATTTATATAAATGAATATAAATCTAACAACTCCCTCCAGCGGACGGGCTAACCGCCCGCTGCTGAGTTTGAGCGTTAGAAAAAAAGTGATAAAATTAAAAATTAAAAAACAAAAGAGGAAGATTATGCAAGCACAAACAGAATATGAAAAAAGAGACCTTTGCAAAATTTGTTGAATAGTAATATTTCTCATGATAAATCTACTTAAAAACTAAAGGAGCTTCATTTATGTTCAGAGAAAATAATACAAATCTAACTATAGGCGAACATCTTATCTATCAAAACTTACCTGATGACATCTTGGCTCGTATCAATAAACTCATCAATTGGGATCCTTTTCAACAAATCCTCGTTTCTCTTCATCCTTCTAAAGTTGGACGCAAGGCTTATAACCCCGTCCAGATGCTAAAAATCCTCATCATTCAACAAATCTACGGCCACTCTGACCCGGAAATGGAACTTATGCTCAAAGGCAACCTCTTCTACCGTCGCTTCCTTGGCCTCTCTGCTATTGACCCCGTTCCTGACCACTCTACTATATCTCGCTTCCGTTCTGATCTCAAATCCTTGAACCTTTATCGTAGGTGCTTTGAAGAACTTAAACGCCAGCTCGCTCAGAAGGGTTTTGAACTTCGCTCTGGCAAAATCATTGATGCTCGTCTGGTTAAAGCGGCTAGACGTCCTGGCAAGGATGACGATGCCTCCTTTACCCAAAAAGGCAAAAAGACTGACTACGGCTACAAAGACCATATTGCTATTGACGTTAAAAATGAGTTTGTTTCAGAGTTCGTTTGCACACCAGCTAACGTGCACGATTCCCAAGTTCTTGATGAATTACTTGAAGGAGAAGAGGCAAGTGTTTTTGCAGATAAAGCTTATGATAAGCAAGAGTTAAGGAGGAGGTGTCGTAAGAAGGGGATATTTTGTGGAGTTTTAGCAAAGGCCAGGAGGAATAGGCCCCTTTCGGCCAGACAGAAGAAGAGGAATCGAATTTTTTCTCGTATAAGGGCCAAGGTAGAGCGAGTATTTGGCATTTTTTCCTTACATCTTCAGAGGGAGAAGGCGAGATATGTGGGACTATTTGCCAACGAAATTCATTTATTTTTAACCTGTTTTACGTATAATCTTTTGAATTTAGCGTGGCAGATGAAGAGGAAGGAGGCGATTTAGGAGGAAAAGTTGAAGAGATAAAAGATAATAGGATAATACTGCGAGGAAGGAGAAAATAACAAGGAAAATGTGATTAAAACCTGGAAAAACTAAGAAATTTTGAAGGAGAAGAGAAAAGCAAAAGGGATAGAAATCAGAGATTTTTGCTTTAATGGCCAAAACGGAGAATAGAAAACAAAATTAAAATTATTTTTTCAAAGGTCTCAAAAAATTATTCTGGAAAAATTAAAGCAATTACCTTTATCTTATTGGAAAGAAGTGATTGATTTTATTGAATTTTTGAAATTAAAAATCGAGAAAAATGAAACTTTATTTTTAAGCGAAAAAAGTTTAGCCAAAGAGTGGCTTCTACCTGAGGAAGATGAAGCATGGAAAGATTTATAAGGGGTGATATAGTAGTAATTCCTTTCCCTTTTTCTGACTTGACTGGTGCAAAAAGACGACCGGCTTTGGTTATAACTAACAAACCTATCCAGCGGACGGAATAACCGCCCGCCGCCGCTGAGTTTAGGCGTTAGATTGAAAAATTTTTGAAAAAGATTAAAATTATTTTTTTGATAATTATAGTTTAGTTGAAATTATGCCTTATATTTCAATATTTTTCGGAATAATTATTCGTATGTTCTATAATGAACATGATCCTCCTCATTTTCATGCATACTATCAAGGGCTGGATGGAATTTTTGATTTAAAAGGAAATTTAATTAAAGGAAATATTGAAAAATCTAAAACTGCTTTAAAATTAATAAAAGAATGGGCAGAACTTCATAAAAAGGAGTTGGAGGAGAATTGGGAAAGAATTAAAAAAGGGGAATCGTTAAGAAAAATAGAACCTTTAAAATAATATTTATTAAATGGAGGAAAAAGGATGTTAGAGAGATTGAAATATTTACCAAAGATTATAGATGCTAAATATATTGGTAATTTTACAATAGAAGTAGAATTTGATAATGGAGAGAGAAAGAGAATAAATTGTCGTAAATATTTAAAGGGAAAAATTTTTGAAGAATTGAAAGACGAAGAGAAGTTTAAGGAATTTTTTATAGATGGATATACAGTATGTTGGCCTAATGGAGCAGACATAGCTCCTGAGACTTTATATCTTGAAGGAGAAAATCACTAACAAACCTCTCCAGCGGACGGCGTTACGCGCCGCCGCTGCCCCTTGTCGTTCGCTGGAGCAAATTACGGTCACGGCGAGGCCTCGTTACAGGCCGAAGCAATCTCAGGGATTGCTTGCGGTCCAATTCAATAGTTGGTAATTGAATCAAT from Thermodesulfatator indicus DSM 15286 harbors:
- a CDS encoding DUF2442 domain-containing protein, with translation MLERLKYLPKIIDAKYIGNFTIEVEFDNGERKRINCRKYLKGKIFEELKDEEKFKEFFIDGYTVCWPNGADIAPETLYLEGENH
- a CDS encoding TIGR00282 family metallophosphoesterase, with product MPVKVLFVGDIVGRPGRKAVNKFLTGLIKDFAPDFVIGNAENAAGGYGLTEAVALELFNAGFDLLTSGNHIWRREFLPYLAKAERILRPANYPAGAVGKGYAIIEKNGLKLGVINLEGRVFMRNLECPFRVGLALAENLRAQTPYIIVDFHAEATSEKLALGWHLDGKVSAVIGTHTHVQTGDERILPEGTAYLTDVGMTGIRDGVIGMRRDQAIEMFLTQVPRKLEVPKTGPKKLEAVYLEIENTGKASFIKRLRVED
- a CDS encoding DUF4160 domain-containing protein, which produces MPYISIFFGIIIRMFYNEHDPPHFHAYYQGLDGIFDLKGNLIKGNIEKSKTALKLIKEWAELHKKELEENWERIKKGESLRKIEPLK
- a CDS encoding transcriptional repressor encodes the protein MTKETQNYIHEKEREDFRRFLKELPLDKKKLLLNIFETFIETDEHLSSEKLAEKLKAKGFSVSLEEVEEALKFFCCLGFAQRKEFLGKPPVFEHRHLGEHHDHLICTNCGKIEEFYFPKLEETQNEIARLYGFKPLDHRLEIYGLCRECQARRKKPSLPLALVSPGEKVRVERLAGCGRAQGRLASMGLIEGDVLEVINNCGPIVVNVRGTRLAIGQGLAQKIFVTPVD
- a CDS encoding IS5 family transposase; this translates as MFRENNTNLTIGEHLIYQNLPDDILARINKLINWDPFQQILVSLHPSKVGRKAYNPVQMLKILIIQQIYGHSDPEMELMLKGNLFYRRFLGLSAIDPVPDHSTISRFRSDLKSLNLYRRCFEELKRQLAQKGFELRSGKIIDARLVKAARRPGKDDDASFTQKGKKTDYGYKDHIAIDVKNEFVSEFVCTPANVHDSQVLDELLEGEEASVFADKAYDKQELRRRCRKKGIFCGVLAKARRNRPLSARQKKRNRIFSRIRAKVERVFGIFSLHLQREKARYVGLFANEIHLFLTCFTYNLLNLAWQMKRKEAI
- a CDS encoding integron integrase, whose protein sequence is MKNSWHNFTDYLNELPISEKAKPFYVSWVKKALSWHNKAQKKSELSPISENNRKRFIKFLETRYEPWQVAQAEEAIKLYNYFISSVQTSSPEKPDQAAWSYIKEEACRLMRLRHLSYRTEKTYLSWIERFQKFTSSKAPARLTAGDFQNFLTHLAVERSVAPSTQNQALNALVFLYKNVLQQDITAAIDAVRAREKRRLPVVLEKEEVEQVLQYMPYPYYLIAGLMYGGGLRLSEALNLRTKDVDFEKRQIIVRAGKGDKDRVTILPEKLVDPLWEHLQKVRQLYEFDREENLPGVHLPEALARKYPNAGKEWAWFWLFPSPKLSVDPRTLTVRRHHLYPTSVQRAFKKALAKAGLEKPANVHSLRHSFATHLLEAGYHIRTVQKLLGHKHVQTTMIYTHLACQKLLKVQSPLDR